The sequence below is a genomic window from Felis catus isolate Fca126 chromosome A2, F.catus_Fca126_mat1.0, whole genome shotgun sequence.
CCCAAACCACCTCTTGTCCTCTAGAGATGAAGCGCTGGGTTTTcatctggaatgttctctctcGTGGTGGAAACCGAGGCTGCCCGAGGATGGGACAGCTGGATGGCTCGAGTCTAGTGCCTGGCTCCGGAGCTCTATTCTTGGCTGGGTTCCGGGCCACTTGACTTATCGAGAGTGTTTCTGGACCCCTGTCAGAGCTTGCAGAGGGCTCCTCTGTGCATTAGCCAGGCTCGCTACAGCCCAAGGGTGTGGGCGGAACAAACGCAGcgacccccattttacaggcgaGGAAAGAGATGCCAAGAGAGTGCGcggtttgctcaaggtcaccagCTGGACTCACACCCTCGCCTGCAGCCAgcatgccccccccacccccggagccGTCAGCTTGAGGGCTCAGCACAGATCCTGGGGTGGCATTCACGTGGGATTCAACACAGGCTGGGATAGCAACTCACACCCCATAAGGAAATGTGACAGAGACAGGAATGACATCCCACCCCAGGGGTGTTTTAAATAacgtttatttaaaaatcatagaaaagcATAGTCTGGGAGGAGCGTCCCGGGACGGTCGGGAGCTTTGCAAGGACCCAAAGGGACACAGGCAGGCGTGGCCCAGGGTGGGTGGCAAGAGGCTGCGGTGGGTGACAAATCCAGATGATCCACTACAAGACCCGCTGCTTACGGCTGACTCTGGTTCCTGGAGCAGGCAAGGGGCCTGAAGCAAGGTCAGCTCTTTCCTCCCAGCTGCCTGAGGAGCAGGATGTGGCAGGAGCGATGGGACAGAGCCAAGAGCAGGCTCAGGCCCGGGCACTGAGGTCTGGCCTGAATGacaggctggggcacctggagcCTCAGGGGACAGTTGTGGCGGGGAGAGGTCCGGCCCACCTTCGTGCTGGCTAATCCTGGAGGTGTTCGGGCTCACGGATCtgcgagggggggggggattggaGAGGTCAGCAGGTGATGGGGACTGGAGTAAGAGCTGGGGACCATGCCCACCTGACACTTCGTCTCAGCACTTGCCGAACCCCCCCGCAGCCGGGTTAGGGTAATGAACAGCCACCCGAGTGTCAACCGGCAGGACTGACCACAGAGTCAGCCCCCTCGGTCCCGGAGTtgagtcccctcccccagcctgtgCTGCTCTAGAGAGCCCTCATCCCTCAACAGtggtgacggggggggggggggggggggggggggggcgcggaggGATGGTCACATGATCAGAGTCCTCACCTGGATGAGCCGTCGTCCGGAGGGCAGTTTTCGTCTTGTTGCTTCTGGGGGGCCAGCTAACCCCGGACGGGGTTCTCAGGCGGCTTCTGTGATGCTTTGCCTTCCGCGCATCCAGGAATTCTGTCCAGTACTTCACCCTCTTGTCCCGGGGGTTGCCGCACACCATCCTGTGTTTCCGCAAGAAGAATCTGGCGGGGGAGAGGGTGCCCAGGTTGGGGTGTGAGCCGGGGGCAAAGTCGCGTctgggccccgccccccgccccgcctcccagGCCCCACAGCCCCACTCACATCACAGCCGGCAGGTTGCAGCTGCCGCTCACCTCCTGGCGCTGGTACCCCAGGGCGCGCTTCAGAAAGTCCAGGCTCTCGAGCCGGTGGTAGGCTAGGCAACAGTCCTCCGAGACACCTGCGGCCGCGACCCGCGGGCTCACATCTCTGTGCGCACGCGCGTGGGCAGCGACGCACACGCGCCCGCACACACACCTGCCGCAACCCTCCCGAGGCCCGCGGAGGCCAAGAGACAGCCCAGATGATAAGGAAGGCACCCGGCTCACCTTTGGTCCCCTGATAAGGGGACCGCTGGCACGAGTTGGAGGGGGTCCACGGTCCCGGGCTGGGAGGGGCCCAGGACCACAAAACGAATGAGGGATCAGAGTGAATGAGGACTTCCACGAGGGCTCTGGGGCAGAGGAGCGCAGACGCCCCGAGGAGGGGCCAGGGGACACGGCTCCCAGCCCAGGCCCTTCGAAAATGAATGGGCTGGCCGGCTGCTCCTGATGTCCCCGCTCCTGCTCCGGGCTGGCCGTTCCCCACCTAGGGCTATCTCCAGGGCCTCCTCCTTTCTGTCCCCGTCAGAGTGACTGCTCGGTCACCAGACCAGAAACCAGGAGGTCTCTGTCTACTCGTTGCCTGACAAAAGCATTTTGGGTTCCTACTAAGGTGCCAGACGTGTAGACAAACACAGAGGGGAATTGGACCCAGGGCTGTCACGGGGATCCCCCAGCCTGGTGGGGACACCCAGAGGTCGATCTGTGccgggagggggaagggcagggacctGGGGGTGGTGTCTTGGAGGAGGATGCCAGCAGGGCCTGGGAGGGTGGGCGGGTGGAGGTGATGTGAGAGACAGTGCAGCGGCCTTCAAGGCCCTCCGGGACCCATCTGTCTGCtgacccccccacctccaggagcCACACCCAAGGTCTGGCAAAGTGCAGTGggaaggatgggggaggagggaggcttgAGCCTGCCCTGCATCTCCAAACCTTGGCCCCAGAGGGCGAGGGGCAGTGGTATCAGATGGACCCTGGGTTTTGGTACCAGGCAGGCAGGGGGCCACTCTGCCCCTAGGATCAAAGGGCCCCGGGCTGGGCCTGGCTTCTGGAATGGGCCTCTGATAGCAGGACAATGGGAATGAAGCCCAGCCCCATCTTGGGCAAAGGCTAAGGTCTGCTGGAAGCAGAGGACTAGGGCCTCTCAGACCAAGTGAGGGCAGGCggggcaggcagggtggggggtagggATGGTGCTATGGGGTTTGGACCAAGCCAGGGACCCTGCTCAGCCAGCTGCTGGGGCTCAGCCTCTTCCCCCGGGGCCCATGGGGATGCAGGAAACAGTGGTGGGACTCCTGGGGGACACTGTATGCCCAGAACTGGCCTTTGGTCACCAAATCCTCAGGTGCCCGATGCAGGGAGAAGTGGGAAGAGACTCCCCGTGAATAACAGTATGGTTGTCATTGTTGTTGCCAGGCACCGGGCCAAGAGTTTTGCAAGTTACCAGCCCATTGGAGTCTCATGTCCTATCTGTGCAGCAGGAATCCAGAGGCCCCACTTTGCagacgaggaaaccgaggctcataAAGACTGAGTAGCAACACAGGTAGCCCAAGACGGGTGGAGCTGGGACGGGGGACCCACTCCCGTTGGTCTCCAGGGCTCTGCAGGGTCATGTCACTGCAGCGTGTCCCCGGCAGTAACTGGCCATGCCACCACTGGGAGCCATTCTCTGCTCCCCACAGTGTCTGGGCTGACTGGAGTCCTGGCAGGGAGGCCTTGGGTCACGGACGGTGGAGGAGGCATCACAGGGGCTCTGGAAGGAGGGACTGGGGGGCCTGCAGCCGCAGGGAGCCGCAAACACATGCCAGGAGTTTCTGCATGACTGGGGCAGGAGTTGTGCATCAGAATTCAGTGGTGGAGACATAacgggtgggggttggggagcttctggaggaggggaggagcaaatgggggagggagggcagggaggatggatggggagaggagggctCCAGGAGGCTGGGTGGGTACGGCCCACGACGTTACCTTGAGCGTGGACAGGACACCAGATGCCCACAAAGCTGGCCGCCACCACCAGGCACAGCGGGAGCCACAAGTTCATTGTGCACCGGCTGGTCCTGCTCCCCAGGTGTCTGCAAGAATaatgggagaggtgggggtgatGAGGACCCCAAACGGACGGCAGCAGACCCTGGGAACACTCCCATCTCAAGCCAGGCCCCAGGGCCCTCTGCAAGGGAGGCAGGCGGCCCAGGGACACGTCGGGCTGGGGGGCCCGGCGGCTGGTCGGGCTGGTCCCAGCCAAGACTGGGGGAAGGACTCACCAAAGTCCGAGGGATCCCAGGGGCTGGTGCCTGCTGGGGTGAATCCAAGCTTCTCTGCCTGCCAGGCCTGCTGGCTGGGCATTTTATAGATGGGGCCCCACCCTGAGGCCACCTGCCCTCcgccaccctccctccttccatctcctCCCCTGCTGGGCCTCCAGGCTCTTC
It includes:
- the CCL25 gene encoding C-C motif chemokine 25 isoform X2, producing MQTVHPVKVPPADLPAPGGALSPSVIRHLGSRTSRCTMNLWLPLCLVVAASFVGIWCPVHAQGVSEDCCLAYHRLESLDFLKRALGYQRQEVSGSCNLPAVIFFLRKHRMVCGNPRDKRVKYWTEFLDARKAKHHRSRLRTPSGVSWPPRSNKTKTALRTTAHPDP
- the CCL25 gene encoding C-C motif chemokine 25 isoform X1, translated to MKRIPHQVVERGLHSLWSPGGVPCASPQPVCGRSSRMQTVHPVKVPPADLPAPGGALSPSVIRHLGSRTSRCTMNLWLPLCLVVAASFVGIWCPVHAQGVSEDCCLAYHRLESLDFLKRALGYQRQEVSGSCNLPAVIFFLRKHRMVCGNPRDKRVKYWTEFLDARKAKHHRSRLRTPSGVSWPPRSNKTKTALRTTAHPDP